A single Tenacibaculum sp. Bg11-29 DNA region contains:
- the bluB gene encoding 5,6-dimethylbenzimidazole synthase codes for MNKFTPENIETLEQIILARRDVRGNRFINTPILQKDLDKILFAGVNAPSVGFSQPWEFVVIKDLDIRNKIKDSFFEENEKAKTLFEGKKADAYTQLKLEGIVESALNIAVFYKPSEHPVLGQTTMKEAGVYSVVCAIQNMWLMARALNVGLGWVSILNTNKVKTILNAPENRQLIGYLCLGHVDKFYENPELERLQWEKRKNINDVVIKDSY; via the coding sequence ATGAACAAATTCACTCCAGAAAATATAGAAACCTTAGAGCAAATAATACTTGCGCGTAGAGATGTTAGAGGTAATCGTTTTATAAACACCCCTATTCTTCAAAAGGATTTAGATAAAATTCTATTTGCTGGAGTAAACGCACCTTCTGTTGGGTTTTCTCAACCTTGGGAATTTGTAGTTATTAAAGATTTAGACATTAGAAATAAAATAAAAGACAGTTTTTTTGAAGAGAATGAAAAAGCGAAAACTCTTTTTGAAGGAAAAAAAGCAGATGCCTACACGCAGTTAAAATTAGAAGGAATTGTGGAGTCTGCTTTAAACATCGCTGTTTTTTATAAACCAAGTGAACATCCTGTTTTAGGGCAAACTACGATGAAAGAAGCTGGTGTTTACTCAGTAGTATGCGCCATTCAAAATATGTGGTTAATGGCAAGAGCTTTAAACGTTGGTTTAGGTTGGGTAAGTATTTTAAATACGAACAAAGTTAAAACCATTTTAAATGCTCCTGAAAACAGACAGCTGATAGGTTATTTATGCTTAGGTCATGTAGATAAGTTTTATGAAAATCCAGAATTAGAACGTTTGCAATGGGAAAAGCGTAAAAATATAAACGATGTTGTAATTAAAGATTCTTATTAA
- the cbiE gene encoding precorrin-6y C5,15-methyltransferase (decarboxylating) subunit CbiE encodes MRLIKKHIDFYLIGISNHPSPKLNDDVLKLIKEATVFSGGKRHYQLVKSFLPENHTWIEISGKMDALMNQYKKITTTIVVFASGDPFFYGFGNTLQRLLPNAKLSATPYFNSIQLLCHKTQTNYNTLKSVSIHGRDWSALDEALIKRNELIGVLTDNKKTPAEIAKRMLQYGFDNYSITIGEALDGDNEHIEQLDLVSCSNKTHNNLNCVLLKQTSPKHKPFGIPDASFIPLTNRANMITKMPIRLSTISALELQNKTVLWDVGACTGSVAIEAKQHFPHLKIVAFEKRTECTDIIQQNTARFSTPGIDIIIDDFFNLNLNDFEIPDVVFIGGHGGRLKELLHLIHQLNPAVRFVTNAVRENSSKIFTEELTKLNYIINTSVIQVNQHNKISIHTAEQK; translated from the coding sequence ATGAGATTAATAAAAAAACATATCGATTTTTATTTAATTGGAATTAGCAATCATCCTAGTCCGAAATTGAATGATGATGTCTTGAAATTAATTAAAGAAGCAACTGTTTTTTCTGGTGGAAAACGACATTATCAATTGGTAAAATCGTTCTTACCCGAAAACCATACTTGGATTGAAATTTCAGGTAAAATGGATGCGCTGATGAATCAGTATAAAAAAATTACTACTACCATTGTGGTTTTTGCCTCTGGTGATCCTTTTTTCTATGGTTTCGGAAATACGTTACAACGCTTATTACCCAATGCAAAATTAAGCGCTACTCCTTATTTTAATAGTATTCAACTGTTATGTCATAAAACACAAACAAACTACAATACATTAAAATCGGTATCTATACACGGCAGAGATTGGTCTGCCCTAGATGAAGCACTAATTAAAAGAAACGAATTAATTGGTGTATTAACCGATAACAAAAAAACACCTGCCGAAATTGCGAAACGTATGCTGCAATATGGTTTTGATAATTACTCAATAACCATTGGAGAAGCTTTAGACGGAGATAATGAACATATTGAGCAACTAGATTTAGTTTCTTGTTCTAACAAAACACACAATAATTTAAACTGTGTTTTATTAAAACAAACGTCACCTAAACATAAACCTTTTGGTATTCCTGATGCATCCTTTATTCCATTAACGAATAGAGCAAACATGATTACCAAAATGCCAATTCGATTAAGTACTATTAGTGCTTTAGAATTACAAAATAAAACAGTGCTTTGGGACGTAGGTGCTTGTACAGGATCTGTTGCTATTGAAGCAAAACAACATTTTCCGCATTTAAAAATCGTTGCCTTTGAAAAACGAACAGAATGCACTGATATTATTCAACAGAATACAGCACGTTTTTCTACTCCTGGTATTGACATTATTATTGATGATTTTTTTAATCTCAATTTAAATGATTTTGAAATTCCTGATGTTGTTTTTATTGGTGGTCATGGTGGTCGCTTAAAAGAACTACTCCATTTAATACATCAACTAAACCCAGCAGTACGATTCGTTACCAACGCTGTAAGAGAAAACAGCTCTAAAATATTTACAGAAGAACTTACAAAATTGAATTACATCATTAATACTAGTGTTATTCAAGTAAACCAACATAATAAAATTAGCATTCACACAGCTGAACAAAAATAA
- the cobM gene encoding precorrin-4 C(11)-methyltransferase, which yields MRKIAIIAVTEKGIEKALIIQKEFPKSLVITTLQSSNENVSTITSISDYLADNFMKLDGICFVTALGICVRLIAPYIQDKNTDPAVISVDDLGLNVQSVLSGHKGGANDFASKTASVLGAKAIISTASDVQNIWALDTLGNQFDWQTESSVPTNKIMALFVNNKPTALLLDIKDKGTQHLEKTVPSFVTVFYNEKDIDYTQFQLFIAVSYKVYEAKIPSLFLIPKVLSVGSGCSKQLDFELFQETFKLKLAAEGLHFSAIKNFGSIDIKAAQQAYLDFSETNNIPFSTFTSDTINTISIPNPSAMVQSKIGVNGVSESCAILLSGNNDLLVEKQKIHLDNSEKFTFSVALNAEAVRKTAIAIIGAGPGDEELITVKGKQYLEEADCVLYAGSLIPEEMTNWCKPGAVVRNSAMMTLEEQVSLMQEHYKKGNAIVRLQCGDPSLYGAIQEQMTIFDELEMDYFIIPGISSFSAAAAVLKSEFTIPEVVQSIVLTRGEGKTPMPSKESISAFAATNSTMCIFLSVAIAKKVEAQLLEHFDADTPVAVMYRISWKDEEIFQGKLENLAQIVKESKKTRTVLIVVGHAIGARKNRSQLYNPEWKHIFRTNKKFVVTE from the coding sequence ATGAGAAAAATAGCCATCATAGCAGTAACTGAAAAAGGAATAGAAAAAGCCCTTATTATTCAGAAAGAATTTCCAAAATCATTAGTCATAACTACTTTACAATCTAGTAATGAAAATGTATCAACTATTACGTCTATTTCAGACTATTTAGCTGATAATTTCATGAAACTTGATGGTATTTGTTTTGTGACAGCCTTGGGTATTTGCGTACGCTTAATTGCACCATATATTCAAGATAAAAATACCGATCCTGCAGTAATTTCTGTTGATGATTTAGGTTTAAATGTACAATCTGTATTAAGCGGACATAAAGGTGGAGCGAATGATTTCGCATCAAAAACGGCGAGTGTATTAGGAGCAAAAGCTATAATATCTACGGCAAGTGATGTGCAAAATATTTGGGCTTTAGATACCCTTGGAAATCAATTTGATTGGCAAACAGAAAGTTCAGTGCCTACAAATAAAATAATGGCGTTGTTTGTTAATAACAAACCAACAGCATTACTTTTAGATATTAAAGATAAAGGGACACAGCATTTAGAAAAAACGGTTCCTAGTTTTGTAACTGTTTTTTATAATGAAAAAGATATTGATTATACGCAATTCCAATTATTTATTGCGGTAAGTTATAAAGTTTACGAAGCAAAAATTCCTAGTTTATTTTTAATTCCCAAAGTACTATCTGTTGGTTCTGGATGTTCTAAGCAATTAGATTTCGAGCTATTTCAAGAAACATTCAAATTAAAATTAGCTGCTGAGGGGTTACACTTTTCTGCCATTAAAAACTTTGGTTCTATTGATATTAAAGCAGCACAGCAAGCCTATTTAGATTTTAGTGAGACTAACAATATTCCTTTCAGCACATTTACTTCTGATACCATAAATACTATTTCAATACCAAACCCGAGTGCAATGGTGCAATCTAAAATTGGTGTTAATGGTGTTTCAGAATCTTGTGCAATACTACTTTCTGGAAACAATGATTTACTTGTTGAAAAACAGAAAATTCATTTAGATAACAGTGAAAAATTTACTTTTTCTGTTGCTTTAAACGCAGAAGCGGTACGTAAAACAGCCATTGCAATTATTGGTGCAGGGCCTGGTGATGAGGAATTAATAACCGTAAAAGGAAAACAATATTTAGAAGAAGCTGATTGCGTGTTATATGCAGGAAGCTTAATTCCTGAAGAAATGACTAATTGGTGTAAGCCAGGAGCGGTAGTTAGAAACTCGGCAATGATGACTTTAGAGGAGCAAGTTTCTTTAATGCAAGAACATTATAAAAAAGGAAATGCTATTGTTCGTTTACAATGTGGAGATCCTTCTTTATATGGTGCTATTCAAGAACAAATGACCATTTTTGATGAATTAGAAATGGATTATTTTATTATTCCTGGAATTTCTTCATTTAGTGCAGCAGCAGCAGTATTAAAATCGGAATTTACCATACCAGAAGTAGTACAATCTATTGTGTTAACTCGTGGTGAAGGAAAAACACCAATGCCTTCAAAAGAAAGTATTTCTGCTTTTGCTGCAACAAATTCAACCATGTGTATTTTTTTAAGTGTTGCTATTGCTAAAAAAGTAGAAGCGCAACTATTAGAACATTTTGATGCAGATACTCCCGTAGCTGTTATGTATCGAATTTCTTGGAAAGATGAAGAAATATTTCAAGGAAAATTAGAAAACCTAGCACAAATTGTAAAAGAGAGTAAAAAAACAAGAACGGTATTAATTGTAGTAGGTCATGCTATTGGAGCTCGTAAAAACAGATCGCAATTATACAATCCTGAATGGAAACACATTTTTAGAACCAATAAGAAATTTGTAGTTACAGAGTAG
- a CDS encoding precorrin-6A/cobalt-precorrin-6A reductase has translation MILVFGGTTEGRKVAKLLQEKSMPFVYSTKTNIPFEENKIASYRYGALNEKQLENYLIKNEVKLIINASHPFAEILHNTIARVAESLQIPVIRFGRKLLSKTIHPLVSYVNTYDDASKLFKETHILLALTGVQSIKGLKQWWQKNTTYFRILNRPESLAIARESNFPEEQLILGLPSADLKKEIELIKAKSINIILTKETGNSGFLSTKIEAALKTDTQIIIITQPEIPSYFQPVFNVVELENLLTSIYSSLSITNNATKWD, from the coding sequence ATGATACTTGTATTTGGAGGAACAACAGAAGGTAGAAAAGTAGCAAAATTGCTACAAGAAAAATCGATGCCTTTTGTGTATTCAACAAAAACAAATATTCCTTTTGAAGAAAACAAGATTGCCAGCTACAGGTATGGCGCTTTAAATGAGAAACAGTTAGAAAATTATCTGATAAAAAACGAGGTAAAACTGATTATTAATGCCTCGCACCCTTTTGCCGAAATATTGCATAATACTATCGCAAGGGTGGCTGAAAGTTTGCAAATACCTGTAATACGATTTGGTAGAAAATTATTATCAAAAACAATTCATCCGTTAGTATCTTATGTAAATACTTATGATGATGCTTCTAAATTATTTAAGGAAACCCATATACTTTTAGCATTAACAGGTGTGCAATCTATTAAGGGACTAAAACAATGGTGGCAAAAAAACACTACCTATTTTAGAATACTTAACAGACCTGAATCTTTAGCTATTGCAAGAGAGAGTAATTTCCCTGAAGAACAATTAATTTTAGGATTGCCTTCTGCTGATTTAAAAAAAGAGATTGAGTTAATTAAAGCAAAATCAATCAATATTATTTTAACTAAAGAAACAGGAAACAGTGGTTTTTTAAGTACAAAAATAGAAGCGGCATTAAAAACGGATACACAAATCATCATCATCACACAACCAGAAATTCCATCTTACTTTCAACCAGTATTTAATGTAGTTGAGTTAGAAAATTTACTTACTAGCATATATAGTTCATTATCAATAACTAATAACGCTACAAAATGGGATTAA
- the cbiD gene encoding cobalt-precorrin-5B (C(1))-methyltransferase CbiD: MGLRKVPKGPLRDGFTTGTSATAAAKSGLMAIIHQKEIASVSVHLPIDKVLEIPVHHCEFTENTAKSSVIKDAGDDPDVTNGAEIGCILKLTQEKEIQFIAGEGVGTVTLKGLELAIGEPAINPVPRKMITSAIQKLLHDYDLECGVSVTVYVTNGKKLAKRTLNERVGIMNGLSILGTSGIVKPYSSSSYIASIEQGIDVAVANNINELVINSGARSEKYLSDKFSHLPEYAFIHYGNWIGETLIKINKSPIKKVSIGIMLGKAVKLAGGITDTHSCVSSWNKDFVVELANQVGFYDADKIKELNMAGRLIELFEFEQNSPFFQLLLEHCYQHTHSKIKQVILDIYLIHKNGTLIKFIKK; encoded by the coding sequence ATGGGATTAAGAAAAGTACCTAAAGGCCCTTTAAGAGACGGATTTACAACCGGTACGTCTGCCACAGCTGCTGCAAAATCAGGATTGATGGCGATAATCCATCAAAAAGAAATAGCTTCAGTAAGTGTGCACCTCCCTATTGATAAAGTATTAGAAATTCCTGTGCATCATTGTGAATTTACAGAAAATACCGCTAAATCTTCAGTAATTAAAGATGCAGGTGATGATCCTGATGTAACAAACGGAGCCGAAATTGGATGTATTTTAAAACTAACACAAGAAAAAGAAATTCAATTTATTGCAGGCGAAGGTGTTGGCACTGTTACGCTTAAAGGATTGGAACTAGCTATTGGAGAACCTGCTATTAATCCTGTTCCTAGAAAAATGATAACCAGTGCCATTCAAAAATTATTGCATGATTATGATTTAGAATGTGGTGTATCTGTAACAGTATATGTTACGAATGGTAAAAAGTTAGCAAAACGTACACTTAATGAACGCGTAGGTATCATGAATGGTTTATCTATTTTAGGTACAAGCGGTATTGTAAAACCTTATTCATCTTCGTCATATATAGCAAGTATAGAGCAAGGTATTGACGTTGCTGTTGCAAATAACATTAATGAATTAGTAATTAATTCGGGTGCTAGAAGTGAAAAATATTTATCCGATAAATTTAGTCATTTACCTGAATATGCTTTTATTCATTATGGAAATTGGATTGGTGAAACACTTATTAAAATAAATAAATCTCCCATTAAAAAAGTAAGCATTGGTATTATGCTTGGTAAAGCGGTAAAGTTAGCTGGCGGAATTACAGATACGCATAGTTGTGTATCTAGCTGGAACAAAGATTTTGTAGTTGAATTAGCAAATCAAGTTGGATTTTACGATGCCGATAAAATAAAAGAATTAAACATGGCTGGACGATTGATTGAATTGTTTGAGTTTGAACAAAACTCACCCTTTTTTCAATTGTTATTAGAACACTGTTATCAACATACACATTCAAAAATTAAACAGGTAATACTAGATATTTACCTTATTCATAAAAACGGAACACTTATTAAATTTATTAAAAAATGA
- a CDS encoding AAA family ATPase, with amino-acid sequence MIQDKKHLNFPFSAIVGQDNFKLALILNLVDPLIGGVLAIGDKGTGKTTLIRSVANLMSKQQNSSFVNLPIGVSEDRILGSIDLEQLINTKKEVVNLGLMAQAHEGILYVDEINLLQDYLTDILLDAAASGNYYLEREGVSHYFKSRFCLVGSMNPEEGNLRPQLKDRFGLSVTIKTPTEVKIRQQIIKQRFKFDDNPVSFIANYKSEEDSISKQIEFAKKNLKSIKIEDAIIEYCSELAVKHQVEGLRADILLLKTARAYVAYQNTVIITKKDVDVIADFVLNHRSLHTPPNQQDSSENQNNQSPENNSETSSSKEENAAILIPKNEFQKQKESTSNTIQQATNTIDSVEGNISVNDTKKTVSQYLATDKFELKTKRKNNLLKQHHIFLIDSSGSMLKDKIIAYAKGTVNKIAENSKNQNTEFSMISLFDGEAQLLLNQTKILKDIETVLMDLKTGGKTNLKAAFKPIKRISAAVNFEHHLHIITDGKLNAGDNLEDIVLAFQTYCKGIHSTQIIDAEKGMVKIGEAKELANRINANYEILITENL; translated from the coding sequence ATGATACAAGATAAAAAACATCTCAATTTTCCTTTTTCAGCTATTGTTGGTCAAGATAATTTTAAGCTAGCGCTTATTTTAAATTTGGTTGATCCACTTATTGGTGGCGTACTTGCTATTGGAGATAAAGGTACAGGAAAAACTACTTTAATTCGGTCGGTAGCCAACTTAATGAGCAAGCAGCAAAATTCGTCTTTCGTAAATTTACCTATTGGTGTTTCTGAAGACAGAATTTTAGGTAGTATTGATTTAGAACAATTGATAAATACTAAAAAAGAAGTCGTTAATCTTGGTTTAATGGCACAGGCTCACGAAGGTATTTTATATGTAGATGAAATTAACTTATTACAAGATTATCTTACAGATATACTATTAGATGCTGCTGCCTCTGGTAACTATTATTTAGAAAGAGAAGGTGTTTCACATTATTTTAAAAGTCGTTTTTGTTTAGTTGGTTCTATGAACCCAGAAGAAGGAAATTTACGTCCTCAGTTAAAAGATCGTTTTGGTTTAAGTGTTACTATAAAAACACCTACTGAGGTTAAAATTCGCCAGCAAATAATTAAGCAACGTTTTAAATTTGACGATAATCCTGTTTCCTTTATAGCGAATTATAAAAGTGAAGAAGATAGTATTTCAAAGCAAATTGAATTTGCTAAAAAGAACTTAAAATCTATAAAAATAGAAGATGCAATTATTGAATATTGTAGCGAATTAGCCGTAAAACATCAAGTGGAAGGTTTACGTGCAGATATTTTATTATTAAAAACTGCAAGAGCGTATGTAGCGTATCAGAATACCGTTATAATTACTAAAAAAGATGTAGACGTAATTGCCGATTTTGTATTAAATCATAGAAGTTTACACACGCCTCCTAATCAACAAGATTCTTCTGAAAATCAAAATAACCAATCACCAGAAAACAATTCTGAGACAAGTTCATCTAAAGAAGAAAACGCAGCTATTCTTATCCCTAAAAACGAGTTTCAAAAACAAAAAGAAAGCACCTCTAATACCATACAGCAAGCAACAAACACTATTGATAGTGTAGAAGGTAATATTTCAGTTAATGACACAAAAAAAACGGTAAGTCAATATTTAGCAACTGATAAATTTGAATTAAAAACAAAACGAAAAAACAACCTATTAAAGCAACATCATATTTTTTTAATTGACTCTAGCGGTTCAATGTTAAAAGACAAAATTATTGCTTATGCTAAAGGAACTGTAAATAAAATAGCCGAAAACTCTAAAAACCAAAACACAGAATTTTCAATGATTTCGTTGTTTGATGGTGAAGCACAACTTCTTTTAAACCAAACAAAAATTTTAAAAGATATTGAAACAGTTTTAATGGATTTAAAAACTGGTGGAAAAACCAATTTAAAAGCAGCTTTTAAACCAATAAAACGAATTTCAGCTGCTGTTAATTTTGAACATCACCTACATATAATAACAGATGGAAAATTAAATGCTGGTGATAATTTAGAAGATATCGTGTTGGCTTTTCAAACCTATTGTAAGGGAATACATAGTACTCAAAT